GGGTAACTGGTGGGTAGTGGCATCACACGAGGATTACAAAGCAGATTCGTTCCAAGTGAGTGTGCAACAGGCGGGCAACATCACGGCTCCTCGCGATTTGATCCTCGTGCCAGACCCGTCCATGACTGGAACAGTCTATTTTGACATGGACAATAACGGCAATTACGAGAGCAGTAACCAATTGAACTTCCCGCAAGTCGGGCTGCGCAAACCGGCTCTCTTTGCTGATCAATGCGATTTCGGCGGAAGTCCGTTAATGACGATGTTAGGTACGGGAGTCCGGGGTGCTTCCAACTCAGACTTCGACTTTGTCGAGATAGGACTGACAAGTTCACTAATCGAGGAAGCAGGAAACTATCCGGTAGGCGGAATTGAGTATTGGGGATGCTCGGCCTTCGACGTAAAGTGTGCTGTGTTGTTTGGTACGACTTTACGACTATGCCGCTATGAACAGACAATTGATGCGCCGATGGTATTCAGTTTCTATCAGGACCCTGATGCCCTCGGGTGCAATTGCGGGGTAACTGTGCCGGGCGATATATTTTTGACTGAATGGGGCACCGAGCTTGGCGATGTTGTAGCGGGTGCCATAAACCTTGACTTATCCGGTTGGAAGACTTGTGACTGTTCGGGCAGTGATTCAAATGATGATGGCACGAACGACGAATGGGAGGTTGATTGCGCCAAGGTGCGCATTAGTATCGATTTCCGGTTCTTGGTCGGAACAGATTATCTGATCGAATTCAGACCTGGTCAATCCAAGGGAAACATGACTCCGCTGGTGAATTGACAGTAGATATGCTTCGCTGATTGGCTGGTATGCGAACAGCATCCATCGTAAGGGAGTTCTCAGTCGCGGTAAAAAGGCAGCGAGGCTGATTACCCAGCCTCGCTGATATCGCACGTAGGGATCATTTGGGAAAGAGCGAGTAACATCAGTGCTCCGATTCGACCCTGTGTCTGACTTGCCAGTTCAACCTAATAGTCCCGCTCGTATCCCACTCGGAGCATTATTACATCCAACTTGGGGAACAGGTCGAAGGTAAGCAACGAACCGTATGCTTCCGGCGGGCTGCTGTCACCACGTTGTGCGTAGTATTCAGCTGTCAGATTTAGACGAGAGCCATTCTTCACAGGAACGCTGTATGTCATACCAAAGGTATAGGCATCGAACGCGGCGAGTCTGCTATCGGAAGATGCATAAGCGGGCAACGGTACGCCTTGGACCAGGAATGGCTGGTAGACATCGGCTTCCGACTGGTGGTACCAGCGAACGCGCGGATGGATAGCGCCTCGCTTATTGAAGTCGAAGCGCATTGTTGCGTCGATAGAATGAGCCGCGACACCCCAGCTATCCCAAAAGTATCGATATTGCAGACCGGCAGTGCTTCGACCCAGGTTGCGGCGGAGTTCGGCGAAGACCGCGTTTTTGCTGCGACTGTCCGGCCGATTCTCAAAAATGCTCGTCGCCGGTTCGCCGGGATCTTCACCGTCCGGAGCCTGGACTACGCTGATGATCTTGTATGGATCGGTGAGGTAGCCGTTTGCTCGATTGAGCGAAAGATTGAGCACGAGCAAAGTCTGTCTGTCCATTACCTGAGTCAGACTGACAATGACGTCATAGACATTTCGTTTCTTGCCCGAGAATCGTTCAAGCCTGGTCTCGCGATCATCTTCGATTTCGGCGTCAATATCTGAAAATGGCTCGTGGTATCCGCCGACTGGTTTGGAAACATCGCGAGCAATTGCCAATGAAAGTCCAATAGTGGTATTGCGACGATTGAAGTCGCGTGCAATGCCGCCGTTGATACCGAGCGAAGTATAATCGTGCTCACTGGAGGCATGAGCGCCAAACGACAGTGTATTTAGCCGACCCAGCGGGCGCGACAATCCGGCTTCAGCGGCGAAGCGCGTATCCTTGAATGAATTATCCACCGGGTGCTCACCTGCTGGAACGCTGATGGTCTTGCCGCCAGAGGCACGAGTAATTGTCTGCGCATACTTCGAGGGTGAAGCACCGGTCGGTGTAGCGCCGGTAAGACCGTCGTAAGTGAGTCGTAGATTCAGTGTATAGTCGTTTCTCAGCATTTTGCTCAAAGTGAAATTGCCTTCGGTAGCGCGGATTCGATTCTTTTCAGAGTAAATCAGAATCGAAGTCTCCTGGTGATTCTGCGCAGACGCACCGGTCACCGTTGTACCGAGTAATGCTGCCGTAAGTGCAGCAACTGACTTGCTTATTGACTTTGAGTTCTTCAATTGCACCCGCAACCACCGCCACCGAATCCACGACCTCCGCTGGCGGCTTCCTTGCTGAAGTATATGTGATCGTCGATCGTGCGATTGTTGGCCTGATGATTAAGCTGCATTTCCGGTTTGGAAAGAACGTCGCGTTCCCATACTTCTACTCCCACGGAGGCGCAACCTCCGGGAAGACCGGAAATCATGAGACTGACAATCGCACGGGTTACAACTCTTCGAATCTTCATTTCCTACCTCGTCCCGATATCCCTTAGAAGCGATATGCAACACCAAACATGATGCGTGAGTTCAGGTTGGGTTGGGCTACTGCTTCATCAGCGTCTTTGTATGTAAAGTCTTCTTTAGCATTGAGGTCGTCCCCATTGGGGCGATAGTAAGTATCGTGTCCGGTGAGCAAGCTTCGGAAGTAGTAGTCTGCTCCGGCAGTGACGATCATATCGACTCGCGGGCTGAGTGCAAAAGAGGTTTCAAGACCGCCGCCAACGCCCCAAGGCTTGCTGATGACGTCAAAGGTCTCGTTGCCGCCGATGTACTCGAAGTACGCAGTATAGGATGCCTTGCGAGGGCCAAAGAAGAGACGACTGCGCTTGAGCGAGAATAGCTTTATCGGCATAAGTATGTCGACGCGAGCGTCCCACATCTTGCCGTGACCACGAGGCGACCCATTCGTGTTCTGGTCAATAAACACCCGGCGCGCTCTCATCGCATCGCCAGTCGGCACCCAGGCATAACCGAGGCCGAGGCGTAATTGGAACGGGAATCCGTCGGCGAAATGATTGACGGTCGCAGCCACATGCAGTCCGACACCTGCAAAGTAACCAGTATACACTTCACCGGTGAAGTATCGGTTTTCATACAGAATGTGCCCGGTCGATACCTTCTCTGCCTGTTGTTCGCTCTGAGCCAATGCCGCCGAACTGAGTGCGGTCATCAGCATCAAGGTAGCAATTACAGTTCGTTTCATATCGGTCTCCTTTCAACTAATAAACACTCGTTTGTGACATTGCTGTCAATTGCGGATTCTTCACGAAAGTTATCTACTGGTCTAGTCTATCTTTCGACCTTGAAAATGGCGAACTTTAGAAAAATGACGTTGAGGCCAAAAATAGTGACTGACATGCGGATAGGACGGTGTGCAAGAATGGCTCATGGTGTTGCGAAGAATGAGCACTCCTGTCGGAAAGCCGCACGAAGAACTGCATCATCCTGCCGAAGCCCTTGTAGCAGAGCGGCCCCTGCAAATGGACGCGAATCTTGTTGGGAATCTGGCATCAGGAAGGCGCTCTCTTGGTGCGCTTGCAGTTGATTCTCATCAAGGAACGCAACTTACGATTGACATTTGGAATAATCTGTCTATATTTAGGTGGATGATATTCGCTCGTTATTCGAGCCCAAGTTGAGCGATTCGTTCCAGATCTTCCACACTTAACTGCAACCGCGAACAATCGTCAATTGGTTACTGCGTTTATACATTGATCTATCCGAAGAGTCCTCGATCGTGATCGTCACTACCGGGAGGCAGACTACTTCGTTCAGTACTTGAATGATTTCAGATGGTTGGTTACAATCAGAAGGGAAACCTGTCATGATCCGGTGGTCCTCTCTACTCGCACTTTGTTCACTTGCTTTTCTGCTCTTCTCTGGAATCGTTGGACAGAAGAGACAACTAGTCCGCATCATGCCTTTGGGCGATTCGATTACCTGGGACATCACATTTGGCGACACCAGGCCTGACGGTCTGCGTACAGGCTATCGCCAGCCGCTGTGGTTAGCGCTTCAGGCTGAAGGGTTCGACGTGAATTTCGTCGGCAGTCTCGTTGCCGGGCAGGATGCAGTGCCGGCTTTTGATCCAGACAATGAGGGGCACTCGGGCTGGACGGACGCACAGATTGCGGCAAACATCTACGACTGGTTAACATCCAACCCGGCGGATGTGATACTTCTGCATATTGGAACCAATGGTCTTGATGCGAGCCCCAACGATGTGGCCAGTATTCTCAATGAGGTTGACCGCTATGAGGCAGATCACGACATGCCGATCACAGTGTTTATTGCCCGCATAATTCAAAGAGTACCCTACAGCGCAACAACAACGCAGTTCAATGATAATGTCGAAGCAATGGCGCTGGCAAGAGTGGCAGGTCAGAACGATCGCCTTGTGATGGTTGATATGGAAGACGGCGCCGGATTGATATATACGATTGATACTTCAGGCATGACCGGCGACATGTATGACTATTTGCATCCAAACTCTCACGGGTATCCGAAAATGGCAGCACAGTGGTTTGCGCATTTGCGACCGTTTCTTCTTGAAGGCGGATGCCCAAGCGGTATCAGTCACTATTGGAAACTCGACGAAGCCGGTGGTCCCCCCTATTTCGATTC
This is a stretch of genomic DNA from bacterium. It encodes these proteins:
- a CDS encoding DUF3570 domain-containing protein — translated: MKNSKSISKSVAALTAALLGTTVTGASAQNHQETSILIYSEKNRIRATEGNFTLSKMLRNDYTLNLRLTYDGLTGATPTGASPSKYAQTITRASGGKTISVPAGEHPVDNSFKDTRFAAEAGLSRPLGRLNTLSFGAHASSEHDYTSLGINGGIARDFNRRNTTIGLSLAIARDVSKPVGGYHEPFSDIDAEIEDDRETRLERFSGKKRNVYDVIVSLTQVMDRQTLLVLNLSLNRANGYLTDPYKIISVVQAPDGEDPGEPATSIFENRPDSRSKNAVFAELRRNLGRSTAGLQYRYFWDSWGVAAHSIDATMRFDFNKRGAIHPRVRWYHQSEADVYQPFLVQGVPLPAYASSDSRLAAFDAYTFGMTYSVPVKNGSRLNLTAEYYAQRGDSSPPEAYGSLLTFDLFPKLDVIMLRVGYERDY
- a CDS encoding DUF4266 domain-containing protein, with protein sequence MKIRRVVTRAIVSLMISGLPGGCASVGVEVWERDVLSKPEMQLNHQANNRTIDDHIYFSKEAASGGRGFGGGGCGCN